In the Candidatus Dechloromonas phosphoritropha genome, CTATCTCAATCCCGACGTGACCGCACCCTGGCGCCAGGAAGATGCAGCCAAGCTGCCCGGCATATACGGCAGAATTGGTAACGCATATGTCCGGGCCCATCTGGAGAACGATCCTCATTTCATCAGCCTCATCGACAGCAAGATCGCCGTCATGCTGCGAGGGGGATATCAGCGCTCGGAGCGCTGTCAGATGGGGAGCAGAGAGATAGCTTTCTCGGCTGAAGGCTCGATCTATCCATGTGAGCGACTGATCGGCGACGGCAAGGGCGGGCGGCACTGCCTTGGAAACATCCAGGACGGACTCACCCCGCACAATGAAGGCCGTTTCTGTACCGATCCGGCTGCCGGGGCGCATACGCCATGTAAAGAATGCGGCATAAAGGAATGCTGCATGAACTGGTGCGGCTGCTCCAACTTCCTGTCGACCGGCCGCTACGATCAGATGAGCCCATTTCTGTGTGCTTCGGAGCGCGCTGCTGTAGAGACAGCCTTGCGCGTGTACGAGCGACTTGAGCCCCTTCGCCCCGGCATTTTCTCCGACCACTTGGCGGGCAAGCCCTCGGTGATGAGCCGAGTGAAGCACCGGGAATGGAAGCCCAATGAGCGAGTTTCGAGTTTCAACGCCAGCATCGGCTACTGAAATGCAACCGCAGCAGGTAGTCCTTAGTGAACCAAGAAAAGGAGGTATGCCATGAACGCACTGTCACGCCAGGACCTATTGAATAGGGTCATCTGGATCAGAGGAATTCCGCCGGTAGATTTCTGGATTCGCCGCGAGGGCATGATCGGCGAGTTCGTCGAGAAGAACAGGCTCAAGCCAATCGACACGTCACCATACGAAATCGACGAACTGGCCGGCGCTGCCGGGGCAAAAGCGGAAAAGGCTGCGCTGCCCGTCCGGCGACCGTCATTTCCAGGCGGAATGCGGGTGCCACATCTGCATTTCAAGGGCAGCGTTTTTGTTCTCAGTGAGCAACAGTGGCACACCTTTTCAGGCGGCGTCATCAAGGATCTGAATGAAAAGCTCGCCAAGGCTTCGGTGCTCTCGTTTGACCAAGTGCGTGACATTGCCGAGGGAATCGACAAGTTCGCTTAATAGTGCCTGCGTGGCCCCATCGGGCGGAGGCCCAGGTCTCTGCCTGATCGCGGATCGTGCGACGGCCGACCCTCGGTTAAGCGCGGCATGCTCCAGAGCAACCCCAATTGCATAGAAAAACAGGAAACCAAGGAAGGTCGCCGTCGTTAAATAGCGCCTGTCGCGCCTCGAGCAAGGATACGCCCCACGCTTCCAGTTGCCGGCGCAAGGCGGACATTAGATCGGCATTCATGGCACAACTGCGGAATCGCATCCTGCTGACCACCTAATCGCATCAATCTGACCGGCTGAAATCGACCCTCAGCCTTCTCATGACATTGGAAAGTCATTTGGCTACTTACTGAACACAAAGCCGCCTCTCAAGGATTTCAAGCGGGTGACTCTTGATCGGCCTCAGCGGTCAGTGGCGCTCAACGCCGACTTTGTCCGCAGTGGAATGGTTACCTGCCGGTCGCCGGGAAATTGTACCGAGCGCCAGCTATCCGATTTCCGCTACTTCCGTATCCGACCCCCAAGCCGTCATTGAAGAAAATGGGAAGCAGCCATTCGCCAACCGAACTGAAAAATGCAAAGCTGTCATTCACAATCAACAATCACTGAGCGTACAAAAGGTGCATGGAAAAAGTCCCGAGCGTTCCACAGGGCCGTTCCCTAGGGCCGTGCCATCCTCTACCACGCCCCCCTCAAGCCCATCCCTTTATATACAACTCACATGACATGACGGATCTCGCGCATATGCTCTACGCCGGAGACGAAATCGCGCAAGCGCTGAATGCCGAGCCAGAGGGATTTGACGCCGGGTTCGCCGTCGCCCTTACGGGCGAGGAATCCGCCGAGCTGCGCGATCAGGCGGATGACCTCGCGAACCGCCGGCACCTTCTTCGGTGGCTTCTTCTTGTTGAGGATGAAGGCGCCGGCCCATTCCGTTTCGGAGAAGAACAGATCGGCAGACCACTGCGGGTGGATGCGTCCCAGGCGGATCAGACGGGCGAGGCGCCAGGAAACGACCAGATAGACCGCCAGCGCCAGTTCCAGCTTGCTCTGGCTGCCCAGTTGCAAGGCCTCGACCCGGCAGCCGTTCTTGAGTACATGGAACAAGGTTTCGATCTCCCAGCGGCAGCGATACCAGTCGATCAATTCGACGGCCGCCTCAAGACCGGCAACTTCACGATTGGTCAGCAAGCGCCATTCGACCGGCTTGCAGCCGGTAGGCGCTTCGATTTCCGTGGCGATCAGACAGGTCACGCGGACGTGGCGGCCGTCCGTGTCAGGAGTGGGAAGGTCGACCGCCTGGCTTCGCAACTGCTGGCGCACAATCCGTTCCGGCTGCCCGTGCCGCGATGCCAGGGTGAATTCGATCTCGCCGAGCGGCGCTTCGGCAAGAGTTGCCGCCCACAGTTTGCCGCCTTGCGGCAAACAGCGGTTGTGCTCGGCGCGAATCAGCCAGTCTGCTGGCGTCCCCAACACCTGGGCGCGGTGCATCAGGCCGACCATGTCCGCTTCGCGGTCGGCCACATAGACCAACCGCGTTTGTGGCATCGTCGCCGCGGTTTCGGCGACCCGCTCGTAGCCTTCGATCCAGCGCGTGCTCTCGCTGATGCCCGGCCGGCTTCCGTCGGCCGCTTTCGCCTCTCTCGCCCACATCCAGGCGTCGATCACCCCGAGCGGTGCGCGTTCCGGCGTGACCGCATAGGTCGGATGCAGATACATGCCGCGCTGGGCTTCATACGAGAGCGGCCCGAGTCCTTCGATCTTTTGGCCGTTGAAGTCCAGTTCGGTGGTGTCCTGAAGGCACAGCACGACTGGGTGTTGCGCCATGCGCCCTTGGCTGCAATCCATGTGTGGTTGCAGGATCGATTGCCAGGTCAGCCCACGCTTGCCAGCGCTGGCCTGGTCGAAGAAGCGGTAAGCCGCCAGCGTCTCCGCCCAATCCCCGCAGGCGCCCGGTATGCTCGCCGTCGGCTGCTCGGCAAAGCGTGTCGCCAGTTTGATCAGCCTCAGCTTCAGACGTCCGTCCCCAAGTTCAGCCCCGCCAAATTCGTCTCCCGCCCAGTTTGCCATCGCCCGATCCCCATGAAAATGGGAAGGACCAAGCAAGGGGTATACCAGATAAATTTAGTCAACTACTTGCCAGGGGCGCATCGGGCGGTCAGATTATGATGAGTGAGTTGTGTATAATGAGCTGCCTCAAGCCCTCTTCATCGAGTTAATAAGTGTCTCAATGTCCTTTGCTGAATCGACAAGACTGACGTCAAACTCGAAATCGGAAAAGTCCAGCCCGAATGCTTCTTCAAGATACATGACAAGATTCATCATCGAGAAGGAATCCAGGCGACCGCTGAAAAATAGTGACTCGTTATCCGCAAAGTCTTTGTGATCGCCGTGCTTTTCCAGGGTTTCCTTTAGAAATTCACGCAACTTCTGTTTCATGTTTGCATCCATCACGACACTCCAAAAAGGCTCAGAAAAAATAAAAACCGCTCGGTCAGCGAATGATTGCGTGACTCATCGCCAAAAATGTGCAAACAGACAACGAACGACCAAACAAAAAGAAAGGAATAAAGTTTTCCGAACAGGGTCGAAGGCGGCCGAATACCACGGCTCGCCCGTACTTGCGACAGGCCGATGCCGGTCGCCAGAGCCAGACAATAGAAGGCATAGCTCGTGAAGCTCTCCAGTGCCCTTGCCATGCCCATTGATGTCACCACCTGAATATCATAAAGAAAATGCCAGAGCGCATTACCCACCCCAGCGGCCATGAATGTGGCAAAAAACATTCTTAAACGCGGCCGACTACGAAACACCGAGAAAAAAGTGGGTACAAAAAAATGATCGACAAGCAGTTCCTTGAAGTAATAATGGAAACGATTGAAATACTCCATCAGGGTTCTGGATTCGAGTGGTCGCCAAGAGCCACGCGGCAGCCGGTATCCGGCCAAGCGGGCAATACCAATGAACAGTCCGGCCCAGAGCGCAATTTTCAACGAGTATTTCGCTGTCGCCAGAATTAACGAAAGCCAGGCGACCGCAATTGGAAAAGGCTGGCCAAGGAGAAATGCATCTAATGCCTCCTCCAAACCTGGAACCTCCATTTGATCTTCGAATATCCAACCCAGGCCCGTTTTCATCGCAAGCAGCGCATTCGACCAGAGAAGAAGTTTGATTGCTTTTAGTTGCGTAACCGCCAAGTCCCTAGGGGTTTTCGACAAGTTCTTCCGCAAGAATGCAGCCCCCTTGCCGAACGGCAGATAGGTCGGGCTCCAGAATGGCCGCAATACTGCCATTTGCAACACCGGATCGCTGGGGTCTCGCGAGCGCTGATCCGCAATGGCATAGGTCAAAAACCAGACGTAGGGTGTCAAAACAATGAGCATCGACCAAAGTAGCGCGCGAGGGAGGCCTTGCATGACATCCAAAGCAGGCAGCACACACAACAGCGCTACGACGGCCAGCAATGTGATCAACGGTCGGCGTGCCAAGAAAGTTTTCGGATTTTTGCGGACAAAGGCCAGTATCACCCAGGCCCCGATCATGACCGCCAACAGAAATGTAAACGCCATAACCGTCACGGAAATTCCAGCGATCTGTTCGTGATGAAGTATCACGCTGATGTCCGTCAGAGCCTGATTCTCGAAAAGTCCGATTTCGAGAAATGCAGCGATCCACGTTGCAGCAAACAAGATCGGGTTGCGAAGATTCGGCCGGTAGGCCGCCGCCATTGCCGCGCTGACAACCAGAGCCGACTCCCACCAAGGGAAATACGTAGCAACGGCTATAATTGCGATGACGTAGATCAATAGCTTCCCCATCATCCCTTGAGAGCATTCGACGATGTGCTCGCGCTCATCGATGGCCAGAAAATCGCGCAGATGATCCTTTTTCTTGCCTTGGGCTGATTGGGGGCCGCCCACCGTCGCGAGATTCATGTTGCCTGTGTTTCGAACATCAGCCGAAGTGCACGACGGTCGACTTTCACACTTGAATTGAGCGGCATTATCTCCAGAGCGATGATCTGATTGGGAATCATGTAAGGCGGAACACGCTCCTTGAGCGCGTCGATCACCTGATCGGCATTGATTGTCGATGCTCCGATAAAACTGACAATGCCGCGGGCCATGCCATCCGCCAGAGGCCATGCGACGGATCCCACCACATCGGCACCAGAAACAACGCGTAAATGGGCATCGACTTCTTCCAGTTCGACACGGTAGCCCAACACCTTGACCTGATTGTCGATCCGTCCCAGACAATGAAACCGAGTGTCGCTCTCACGCAGGGCCATGTCTCCAGTCTTGTACCAGCGTTTGCCGCCCAGCACAGGAAAGCGCGCGGCCGTAAGTTCGGCGGCTTCAAGATATCCGTCGGCCAGTTGATCGCCCGCGATGACGAGCTCCCCCTGCGTCCCATCCGTCACAAACTGCCCGTTCTCGTCGATCACCCCCGCCTCACTGCCCGTTAACGGCGTACCAATGGCCACCACGTCACGTCCTGGCGTAAGTGGCACCGGAGTGCCCACCCACTGACCCAAAGAGAAAACCGTGGCCTCGGTCGGGCCGTAAAGATTGACAATGGCGCTGTTGGGTGCCGCAACCTGCCAAGCGGCAACGGTACTGGCAGGCAACTGTTCGCCGCCGAAAACCGTGATGCGCAAACCAGCGAGGCTATCCGGAGCAAGCGCTTTGAGCTGGCGCAACATCCAATCCTCTCAACTTAGCCCATAGTCATACGGCGGGTTTGTAAGCAAAGGACAGGTGAGGCTTTCGCTGGTTTGGCCGAGGTCGAGCACGATCAGGGATAAATTTCTGAAGGTTTTTGACGATTTCCGAGAAGATTTCCTTGGTAACTCGGGTGGTGATTTGCTGCACACCCGCCAAGACTCGGGGCAAGATACGACGTACGGTATTGAAGGCCATCGTCCGATTCACTCGCCATGGCGAATCGCTGGGCAGCCGCTCTTCCGCAGCCAGGTAGGTGGCCAGGGCATTGAGATTGTCACACACCATCTTGGCCCCAACATCCTGGCAGGCGGCCAGCCAAGTCAGGCCGGACGTGTGCTCCAGATTGAGCCGGTGTTTGATGCGCTTGAACGCCTCCTCGATACGCCAACGGCTGTGATAAAGGGCTGAGAAGCTTGTGGCCGGATACCGCGCGGTATCAAGCAAGGAGGTCATCAAGACCCGTACCTTGCCAGTCGGCGTCACCTGACGAATCAGGCGAACCATAGAAGGCAGACGCGGACACTCGTAATCAATGGCATCCTGACGATGCGGTGGCGGCAATGTCACCTGCGCCTCATCTTCTCCGGATCGCATGAACTGGGTGATGGCAGAAAAGGAAGCGGACGAATCACAGCGTATGCAAAAGGGGATACCTCGATGCAACAGCGCCGCGACCAACCAGGCACCCGGATACCCGCGATCAAGCACCAGCATGTCCTGAGCACCGAGTCGGTCAAGCCGCTCAAACAACATCTGACGTTCGCCGACCAGCGAACTGTGCAAAATCAGCGAGTCGAACAATTCGATCCCTGGCCGAAACAAACCGAAGATGGCCGCTTCTCGAATATGGCGGCGCCCTTCCAGGTCAAGCAAGGTCAGACGTACCTTCGATGCATCCGCCGCCAAGACCCGCAAGCCTTGCCAGTCCGGCTGCTGTGGAACGACCTCATCGACCAGGCGCAGCAATTCTGTATTGAGCGGCTCAAAGAGATTGGCGACCAGATGGCTGCGCGCCTTTGAGAAGGCACTGGCCGTGATCGCCCGACAAAGGCGGGTTCTTCCGGCAAGCAGGGCAAAGAAGGAATCAAGCTCCGCCTGAACTGCGCCGCGAATGCCGGTGAGCAGGAAAGCGATCAGATTCGTGAATGGCAATTCACGGTTTCGGGTGAAAAACCGAGGCTCGCGGCGGGCGGCGGCAAGGAAATTGGCGCCATGAATGTAGTCCGTTAGCCGTGAAACGATATTGGCATATTTAGGCCGTCATATAAAGCCTATTTATATCAATTGGTTACATGCTCGATTATATCTTGGCGCGGCCAGATGGCAAAGTTGCCAAAATTAGATGACAAACCGCTAAGTCAAGAGGATTGGCGCAACATCCCGCCCAGTGAAGGCACCGAGTTCCACACGGTCAGGCCCGAATTGCGCGCAAACTTGACAGCATTCATCACGGTGGTGGCGGGCAGAATGTACAGTGAGGCCCCGACCTGCCAGGTTGAAAACATGTTGTGCACCGAGAAATCAAAGCTTAACTCGCAGGTTTCCAGGGCGCGGTTGCTGGCTTTCAAGCCCAGGTAGTCGGTGATCATCGTAACGTAATGACGAGCGGCCTCCGAAGAGATCATGACACCCTTGGGAATGCCCGTCGTGCCCGACGTGAAAATGATGTAAGCCGTGTCAGACGCACTCATGATCGCGGGTTTTTTGGTGGGCACGGGCGGCAATGCGGCGAGTTTAACCAGATTACCGCGATTGCTACTAAGAGCTCATCCGTAAATAATATTCACTTTCAGTTTAATTTTTCTGAACGCCATGATTGATGCGGCCAGGTGGTTGAGCACCAAGAAACTGCGCTCAAGCTTCTCGTATCGCACCAACAACTTTCGGAAGCGGTTGAACCAGCTGTGGGCCACTTCGACGATCCAGCGCCGGGCTTTCTTCCTGGGGTCACGTTTGAGTTCGCCGGCCTCTTGCCCACGCCCTTTGACATGGGGGATGTAGCCGTGCTTCGTGATGATCGCCAATGCGGGCGCGCCGGTGTAGCCGGCGTCAGCGCAAAGGTGTTTGCTTCGCCGCTTGGGTGGCGACGGTCGCTTGACGACAATGGCCTCAAGCACAGCCGCCACCTGAGAGACGTCGTGCCGATGGGCGCCGGTCACGACGAGCGACAACGGGACGCCACGACCGTCCACCAGCAAATGACGCTTGCTCCCATTTTTTCCCCGGTCCGTTGGATTGGGTCCAACGCTTGATTGCGCCATCGGGGCCTTCATCATCGCGCCGTCAAGGCTTTGCCAGCGCCAGGCGATGCCTTCAAGGTCGTCGTATTCGGCAAGCCCGCGCTTCCATAGGGCTTCAAACACCCCGGCCTTCTCCCACGCCAGAAATCGGGCATGAATCGCACTGGAACTGCCAAAGCGCTCCGTCGGGAGTGCCTTCCACTGGCAACCTGTGCGCAGCACATAAACAATCGCCTCGAAGACCAGCCTCGGTTCTTTGGGCTTGCGCCCCCCGCCAGCCTTGCGGACGTAACTCCGATCCGCCAGTCGCTGGCGTATCGGAATCAGTGGCTCAACGCGCTTCCAGAATTCCTCGGTCACTTCCCATGACTTCACTTTTGCCATCATCTCCCCCAACGCAATTTTCACGCATGGGCAGTGATTATCCACTATTTACAGATAAATTCTTAGTGCCATTCTGGTCTGTCCCCTTTTGCGCAAAAACTGGCGGCTGGCGCCGCCATGGATTTGTTTGCTCGCTTGACATGGACCGGCAATGGGTGTCCCCAATTGTTCGAAAAGACCGGCGACGGCAAGAGCGCCTCGTGGATGGGCGTCAAGAAGTAATCGCCGGATTGCTAGGCCAGACGCCGTCCTTCGGGGCGGCGTTTTTCGTTGTGGGGGCGAAAATGACGGACGCTCTCCGCATTTCAAAATTGGGCAAATTTTCCGGTTGACCGTAGCAATCGGCTCTGCGGGCGGAGCTCACTGATGGCTGGCCAGCCACGCTTTGGCTGACGCTTGTTGCGCCCCTTTCAGGCCAACCGGGGAGGCGAAGTAACTGGCAATTGCGCCTGCCTTGTCGAAATTCTTAAGGCCATCCGGCGCCACGAGGCTCAGGCCATACAGCTCGGCATAGGCCTCTTCGGGATTGTCCGGCCAGTGCGATGTGACGTGATTGCCAAGCCCGGACTTGGCAATATCGATTTTGTTGACTTCGACGACGGCGACGAACTCGGCCAGTCGGCGCGTCATCTTGACTTTCGTGCCGCTGGCCACCTTGACGGTGGTTTTCGTTGCATCCTCGGCGTCATTGGCGTCTTCCGCCTTGTCCTGCGTGCTGGCCCGGGCTTCAAGCGGGGCGACCAGGGCTTCGGCCGCGGCCATCCAGGCATCCTGCGCGGCCTCGTCGGCCGTTTGGGCGTAGGTGCTATTGGCCGGCAAGGCCTTGCTGGCGGCCTTCCGGGTGGCAATGGCGGCCTTGGCGGCGGGCAGGGCGTTCTTGAAATCCGCTGCAGCCTTCTTGCTTTCTGCTGCTGTCGGCGTTTCGAGGAATGTCTTGGTGACGGCGAGCGTCGCGGCGAGCTTTTTCTGGGCGCCGATGATGGCGTTCATGTAGGCCTTTTCCTTGGCATTGTTCCAGCCGGGCACATTGACCGCGCTGAGAACCGCAGCGTTGTAGGCCGCTCTGGCCTTCTGCAACTGGCCGAAGGCCGTGGTGTCGGCGGTGTCGGTCTTGATTCTTGCCGCCTCGGCCTGGCGCTGGGTCAGCGCCTCGACGGCGTGTCCAACTTCGTGTGACAGCACGCTTTCGCTCGGCGCGCCTTGAACCTCCTGGCCGCCAAACGTGGTTTTGGCTCCGCCGGCGTCGTAATCCTTGTCGCTATTGAAGGCATCGTTGGCGATCTCGATGCGGTCGTCGCGAATTCCCGTTTTTATATCGATCTGTTGTTTGAACAGCCCCGAAGCAATGTTGCCAAACTCCGTCGTCGTGACCACCCTTCTCAACTCGACGCCCTTGATCGCCCCCCGTTCCGCCGCCGGAATGCGGGCCAGGGCGCGTTTCATCTTCTCCAGTTCCGGCTCCTTCCACTCGGCATCTTTTGTATCGGTCACTGCCGACAACTCGTAGGTCGTCACCAATGTAGCCTTCAGCGCGGCCACCTTGGGGTCCGGCTTCTTTTCGTCGCGCTGGACCAGGCCCTCGTGCCGCGCCCCGGATGCATTTTGCTGGGTCACGTGCACCAGTTCATGGGCCAGCAAGCGCCGGCCTTCGGCCGTCCCGGGCTGGTATTCGCCGCTGCCGAAAACGACGTGGTGGCCCAGCGTATAGGCTCGCGCCGCCATGGCATCGGCCGATCCGGCGGCTGCGGTGTCGCTATGGACCCGGACCTGGCTGAAGTCATGGCCGAAACGCGGTTCCATGAAGCCGCGTGTTGCCGGGTCCAGCGGTTGGCCGGTGGCGGCCAGAACGTCGTTGACTATCGCCGGCGCCACCATTTGTCCTGCCCGGCCAGTCCCGACGGGTTTGGTCGAAACCCGCTCCGGCGCCGTTGCCGCGCCAGCACCGGCATTTGACATCCGCATCACTTGCGCCGAAACATTGTCGGCTTGCTGCTCGTATTCGTCGCCCGGGCTGCCGACGGACAGTTTTGTCTGGATCACGGGGTGTATCGCGATGCGCCTGAAATCATGCGTCGCGCCTACCGCCGACACCGGCGCTTTTACGGGCCGCGGATGGTCGGGAAGCTTCGCCCCGGCCAGCCCCTTCGCCCGAGTTTCCTTTGTGTCCTGTGAGAAAGCATGCATGGTCGATCTCCTTGCCGTGGCGGTTCGACGTTGAATCGCAATTCACATGAAGGAATGATGTACTTATTCGACAAGGAGTTCCATCTTTATGGACGACCCCATTTCTCTCGCCGGTGAGGTGTCGCTGTGGCGCGGTAAAATCGGTGCCCCGATTTGCTGTCTCGATGAATGAAACAAGAGAAACCCGCCCGCCCTGCCGAACTCGCCGAAAACCTTTGCCTGAGCAGCGATCTGAAGCGCCTGTGCGGCATGCAGCGCGAATTGCTACGGTCAACCGGAAAAAACAGTGAAAAACTGAATGCCGATTTCGCCGCGCTGCTGACCCACTCGCAGGCGGCGGTGGTCGACCGTCGGGCAAAACTGCCGGAAAATAGGGGACGGACCAGAATGGCACTAACCCGAATTTTTCATAAAAGCAGGCGAATCTCGTTTAACCCATTGATATAATAGGGGTTACGCCAATAACGCTTTGTAAGAAGCCTAAACGAGACCGCCCATGGACCATTCTATCCCAACCCAGCTTCACTTTCCCGCCAGCGCCGGATTTACGATCCGGGCAGAGTTTGACGGCGGGGCGATGTCCTCCGACTTTGGCGCACTCCTGTTGCGTGGCATCGACCTGCAAATCGGCCTGATTCCCCGCCTGGTCAGCGCGATTCACGACAAACGCCACGCCTCGTACATTGACCATCCCCTGGCCGACCTGCTCCGCCAGCGGATATTCCAGACCGCCAGCGGTTACGCCGACGGTAATGACGCCAACACGCTGCGGCGCGATCCGCTGTTCAAACTGGCGGTCGGTCGTGCCCCGCTGGACGAGGGAAATGACCTGGCCTCCGGCCCCACGCTCTCCCGGCTCGAAAACAGCGTATCGCGCAAAGACATTTACCGCCTGGCCAAAAGCTTCGTCGACGCCTTCATCGCCAGCTACGCCCAGGCGCCTGCCGTGATCGTGCTCGATATGGATCACTCGGAGGATGCCACTCACGGGCAGCAGGAACTGGCGTTCTATAACCCCCACTACGGGAATCACTGCTACCTGCCGCTGTTTCTCTTCGAAGGACTTTCCGGGAAGCTGATCACCGCCGTCCTGCGTCCGGGCAAGCGTCCCACCGGTAAAGAGAATGCGGTCATCATCAAGCGCGTGCTGCACCTGCTCCGCCAGGCCTGGCCCGAGACCCACATCCTGCTGCGCGGGGATGGTCACTTCGCGAATCCCGAACTGATGACCTTGTGCGAGTCCGATCCGCATCTGGACTTTCTCTTCGGCCTGGCCGGCAACCAGGTGCTCTCGCCCAAGGCCGAGCCGCTGCTGAAGAAAGCCCGTGCGCTGCACCAGACACAGCGCCAACGCCCAGCGCCTGGGGAACGCCGAGCCTGCGGCGACACGACTGTACGACGATATCGAGTATCAGGCGGGCTCGTGGCCCAAGGCTTACCGCGTGGTGGTCAAGGCCGAGGTGATGGCCTTGGGTGACAACCCGCGGTACGTGGTGACCTCGCTGTCCGACCCGACGCCTGATGTGCTTTACAAAGAGCTGTACTGTGCTCGAGGGCAGGACGAGAACTTCATCAAGG is a window encoding:
- a CDS encoding AMP-binding protein; the encoded protein is MLRQLKALAPDSLAGLRITVFGGEQLPASTVAAWQVAAPNSAIVNLYGPTEATVFSLGQWVGTPVPLTPGRDVVAIGTPLTGSEAGVIDENGQFVTDGTQGELVIAGDQLADGYLEAAELTAARFPVLGGKRWYKTGDMALRESDTRFHCLGRIDNQVKVLGYRVELEEVDAHLRVVSGADVVGSVAWPLADGMARGIVSFIGASTINADQVIDALKERVPPYMIPNQIIALEIMPLNSSVKVDRRALRLMFETQAT
- a CDS encoding acyl carrier protein; the encoded protein is MDANMKQKLREFLKETLEKHGDHKDFADNESLFFSGRLDSFSMMNLVMYLEEAFGLDFSDFEFDVSLVDSAKDIETLINSMKRA
- a CDS encoding IS5 family transposase, coding for MMAKVKSWEVTEEFWKRVEPLIPIRQRLADRSYVRKAGGGRKPKEPRLVFEAIVYVLRTGCQWKALPTERFGSSSAIHARFLAWEKAGVFEALWKRGLAEYDDLEGIAWRWQSLDGAMMKAPMAQSSVGPNPTDRGKNGSKRHLLVDGRGVPLSLVVTGAHRHDVSQVAAVLEAIVVKRPSPPKRRSKHLCADAGYTGAPALAIITKHGYIPHVKGRGQEAGELKRDPRKKARRWIVEVAHSWFNRFRKLLVRYEKLERSFLVLNHLAASIMAFRKIKLKVNIIYG
- a CDS encoding AMP-binding protein, yielding MSASDTAYIIFTSGTTGIPKGVMISSEAARHYVTMITDYLGLKASNRALETCELSFDFSVHNMFSTWQVGASLYILPATTVMNAVKFARNSGLTVWNSVPSLGGMLRQSS
- a CDS encoding IS4 family transposase produces the protein MANWAGDEFGGAELGDGRLKLRLIKLATRFAEQPTASIPGACGDWAETLAAYRFFDQASAGKRGLTWQSILQPHMDCSQGRMAQHPVVLCLQDTTELDFNGQKIEGLGPLSYEAQRGMYLHPTYAVTPERAPLGVIDAWMWAREAKAADGSRPGISESTRWIEGYERVAETAATMPQTRLVYVADREADMVGLMHRAQVLGTPADWLIRAEHNRCLPQGGKLWAATLAEAPLGEIEFTLASRHGQPERIVRQQLRSQAVDLPTPDTDGRHVRVTCLIATEIEAPTGCKPVEWRLLTNREVAGLEAAVELIDWYRCRWEIETLFHVLKNGCRVEALQLGSQSKLELALAVYLVVSWRLARLIRLGRIHPQWSADLFFSETEWAGAFILNKKKPPKKVPAVREVIRLIAQLGGFLARKGDGEPGVKSLWLGIQRLRDFVSGVEHMREIRHVM
- a CDS encoding radical SAM protein; translated protein: MAKKYTLCLTHQCNLRCTYCYIDKRAGRMSIEVAEKIIESIFASSSSDEEIDIGFFGGEPLLEFDLLTKIVGLIETHPGFERNIVTLSLVTNGTVFSEDIADYLGEHGIVLCVSCDGPPHVQDRFRKYRNGRVSSAKVRKTIEIALERLPLVLVNSVYRPETLDDLPAAVEFLSALGVRQIYLNPDVTAPWRQEDAAKLPGIYGRIGNAYVRAHLENDPHFISLIDSKIAVMLRGGYQRSERCQMGSREIAFSAEGSIYPCERLIGDGKGGRHCLGNIQDGLTPHNEGRFCTDPAAGAHTPCKECGIKECCMNWCGCSNFLSTGRYDQMSPFLCASERAAVETALRVYERLEPLRPGIFSDHLAGKPSVMSRVKHREWKPNERVSSFNASIGY
- a CDS encoding IS4 family transposase, with product MHGANFLAAARREPRFFTRNRELPFTNLIAFLLTGIRGAVQAELDSFFALLAGRTRLCRAITASAFSKARSHLVANLFEPLNTELLRLVDEVVPQQPDWQGLRVLAADASKVRLTLLDLEGRRHIREAAIFGLFRPGIELFDSLILHSSLVGERQMLFERLDRLGAQDMLVLDRGYPGAWLVAALLHRGIPFCIRCDSSASFSAITQFMRSGEDEAQVTLPPPHRQDAIDYECPRLPSMVRLIRQVTPTGKVRVLMTSLLDTARYPATSFSALYHSRWRIEEAFKRIKHRLNLEHTSGLTWLAACQDVGAKMVCDNLNALATYLAAEERLPSDSPWRVNRTMAFNTVRRILPRVLAGVQQITTRVTKEIFSEIVKNLQKFIPDRARPRPNQRKPHLSFAYKPAV